The DNA sequence GGAAACGTACGTCATCCCACAGTTCGGTGACTGGCCGTTCGCGTTCACTCGGATCGACGCCGTCTACGTGTGGACTCAGGGCGGCTACCAGGTCGGTCGCGAGCCCGACGACTATCCGCTGTTCCTCGCTGTTCGTAAGCAGGACGTCGACGCCTGGGAGGCGTTTTTCGAGTCCTTCGACCTCCCCACCGCATTCGAGCGACAGCCCCGAGACGAGTTGGACGGACCGCTGCAGATCGTCCTCGAGTCACGTGCGTCACTCGACATCGAGCACGTCGAGGGGTACCCAGTGATCCCGAGAGCAGAGACAATCGAGTATATGCGCGAGAACTACGCTCAGTTCCAGTCGGCGCTCGCGATGCTTGACCGGATGTACGAGGATCTCGATCTTGACGTTGCCTACCGTGAAACCGAGCGTACATAGGTAGATACGCAAATCGTGCGAGACTTTATCCGTCGGCAGAGCCAAGATTTGTTTGACCGATGAGTCTGGACGACGCGGTTGAAGAGGCTCTCGCAACATACGGGATGTCGCGGAGCGAAGAAGCCGAGGAGACGGGCCGCACAGTCGCGACGCTCCAAGACTAGCGCACGCCGCTTACTCGAGGGTCCGAATTTTCTCTGCGAACTCCGCTTTAGATAGTCCGGGGGTGTCCATCAGCTCGGGGTTGTCGGTGCGTTCAACCGCCTCTTCGACGAATTCGATCCAGAGCTCCTCGTGCGCTGTTGCGTAGACTGTTTTCGCTTCTGCGGGATACATATCCAACTCGTATGCCGTCAGGTCAATCTGGACCTCGTGTTTCCGTTCAAGCGTTGTCGCTCCGAAATCAGAGAGATGTTTGAGGAGCACATTCTTCCGACGAACCGTCAAGAGACGCTTTGACTCGTTAATATATTCGTTTACCCACTCCCGCCAGTCGTATGTCTCTGAGTCGATTTCCACGGAGGTCTCTGGCATCGAGAAATCGGGAGCAATCCGACGGAGGTAGAACTGAACCAGGGCAACAGCAGTCCGATGGTTCGCATTCGGAAGCGCGTGTTTGAGAATGAGATTTGAGGCGAGACGGCCTGCAACATCAGTCGCGTTACCCTCCCACGACACCCGGTTTAGCGCGTCTGGGAGTGCATCGATGTCGATGTTCTTGTACGCTTCAACAGGAACTCCTTCTTCTTCCTCGTTCTGGGCTATGAGCGCTTGATAGATCTCGAGGAGCCGGGCAACGATGGTACCGTTATCAGCACCCATCTCTGAGAGTGCTTCGCCAAGATCGAATTCGAGATCGCCGACGTCCCCACCACTGACGCGAGACGTATAGATACCGAAGAACTCGCTGTCAAGATCGTACTTGCGAACCTTCACCGCCACGTCATCGTCGTACTCGACAATCCTGGCAACGATTTCTGATGGAGCCTCGTGGACAAAATCAAGAGAGAACTGATTGTCGCCCGGATGGTGATAATAGACGTGACCCATCTACCTGATTCGCTGTACTTGGAGGAGCATCTTAATTCACGCTACCTTTCGGACCGCCCTGGCATCAGGATTCCATCGAATCGAGTCTCTCCCAGTCGACGTTGATTCGGAGGCGATACTCTCTGTCGTAACTTCCCTGCTTGCCTCGCGTTGGGTCGAGCAGCGAGTACCCACTTGTGAATGACTCGAGGAGCGTCTCACGCGTCGGGAGGTCGATACCCAGCTGGTCTGCCAGGTAGACGATCCGCTTGGTCGCAGCGCCATTGTCGAGTCGCTGGAGGTACTCACCGACCGTCGTCCACGAACAGTCCCGATCGTCCGCGGCGACCATCGCCTGTGCGAGTTCCCGGGTTCCACCACCGAACTCGGAGTGGTCGGCACAATCAACGAGCGTCTTTTCCACGTCTGCGACGTTCACGGTGGTGCCCTCGATAGACGTCGGCTCATAGCCGAAGAATTTGCGCTTGGTGACCGTCACGACGCGATAGGGGACGCCGTGGATCTCCCGACTCTGTGCCCGGGAGGGGGTGACGACGTACACCGTCCGGGGCACTTGTTCGGTCAGCCCGTGGTGGTCAAGGGCGGTGTAGTAGCCGACGTACATGGGCTCGGCAACGTGCGAGGCGATGAGATACTCGTGCGTCGTATACAGACCCTCTTCACCGGCCGCGAGCGGGATGATGAGGTATCGACCGGGGAACAGTCGGTCCAGCCATCCTTTCTCAGTGAGCCGGGAGGCGATCTCTCGGGCGGTGTTCGGGGCGACCTCTAGGGTCGTCTCGATGTCGTCGACGGAGATGATCTGGTTGCCCGCGCCGGCGAGTTGTGAGAGAAGTCGGCTCTCACGGGTGGACAGTCCTTGGCGTATATTTTGCGTGTCTTGTGAGTCGTTCATCCCTGCACTTTAGACATAGACTATGAAAACGAGCGGGGCTTCAACATTGCTCATCCGCAATTTGGCTGGATAGAAGGCTTTCGCAGAAGAATAATCTGAGACAGTCAGTACTGCTCGACGTCGATAACTTGTTTCGTCTCCCCATAAGCGAGATCCCCATCCCCGGAGACGACTGGCGCGTCTTACTTTGGTGTCTGGCTCAACGGGCAGAAGCCGGACTGAGATGACCTGTAGGCCGATGGGGCTTCAGTCAGAACGTCATTCTATTCGTTCGAGTATGGATCTCGTCTTCACGGCGCTTCTACAGAGGATGATTTAATTACGCACAGCGAACCATTACACAAGCAAAATGTCGAATTCAACTGACCCTGCTGCCGTGGCTCGCGATATTGAAACCGGTGACAAGGTACGATTCCATTTTGACGGGAGCTTCAGTACGCACCAGTATCAACCAAGCTCTCCGTTTGAAACTGAAGTCTCGCTATCGTTGTCTCTCCCTGACAGCGAAACAGAGAACCCGACGACTCGAATTGATGTTCAACCACCAGCTGGCGACCAGAAAGCTGACACCTACTTTTTTGAGCTTATCACACCCGCTACCAAGGATTCATTCGTCACTCCGCTCCGAGCGGAAAAGAAGGAAGACGGGCACAAATCTGAGTGGGGAATCAACGGCATCGAGCGGCTTGAGAACCTCTCCCAGCCATAATCCTGTTGCTCAATCCTTGGGCTGACGAGGTTCTCTCGATATCTTACCAAATCTTGGGGACAAAATAGCACAAATTGTTTGGTAAGAGCAGGAAGCGTTGGTTTATCGGATTACCATCTCAATCAGTCGATAATGGACGTGAATGAGGACCCTCCCTTTGTGAATTCTCCTGAACATCTCGACTCCTCTGAAGTCCATCGCCAAGATGAGAAACTCCAACGCGGGAATCACTCCCTCGCCCACTCCGACCACGATGAGATTATCTCTTCTCTCCTTCAGACGATTCGCACGAATGGGACTCGCCGGACGCTAACACAGTTCTATGTCCACAATCTCCTTCGGATGAGTCTATTGCGGCACGGAGATCAAAGTCGCGCAACATCGAACCCGACTGGCCTAGAGCTCTCACCGGAGCAAGATCCTGGTCTCCCACCACGACTCGTCCAGTTCGGCGTCGGAATTACCCTCGAGACGGATACTGAAACGACCGATCCACAGTCGTTTGAGCAGATTGCGACATATCTCCTCGAACTCAAGAACTGGTACGCTCGGCAGGGTAGCTCACACCTTCCGCTCGACTCACCGATGGCGGATCCGTACTTCGGGATGGTGTGGCGTGAACTCACGACCCTGCGTCACGCAGATGGTTTTCAGATGCTCGAAAAAGCGTACCGGGCATACAAACCCTGGGAGCAGGAGATGGAGGAACTTCTCGGCTTTTCCATCGAGGATGCCGTCTACTATACCCGTGAACTCACGGATTGGATTACACCGAGATTAGAGGGACAGGATACGGAGGTCGCGAGGTGGTCGCCGTCACTGCTAGATTTCTCTCAGAAAGCGATTGAACTCACGGACGAGGCGGTTTGGGTGTCCGAAGAGACTCTTGTGGACTGGTGCGACGACAGCCCACGTTTCCAGAACTTCCTCGAACGGCTGGTCGTCGAACCGGGCACTGCTTCCGGATTTCGCACGCCGGTAGATGTGAATCCACTAGAGCGAGCGCCGTTCATTCGAACTGGTGATGAGTTCCTGCTTCCGCTTCCCCGTACCGTTCTCTATGCTCTCGCCAACACCTTCTACTACGATTTGATCGATTCGGAGTACCAGGGCGAATTTCAGCTACGGTTCGGTGATTGGCTCGAGGAGTGGACTGGGGACTGTCTCTCGAAGGTCTTCTCGAAAGACGATATCATCCGGAACTACACCTATGAGTACGACGGTGAGGAAGTAGAGGGTGATATACTGATCCTCCACGACGATGAACCCGTCATAATCGAATGCAAGGGGAAGAAGCTCCGCGCGGAGACTCGGAAAGGAAACTTCGGGGGCATCGACGCGATCAAGGAAGACATCGAACGAGGGATCGGAGACGCGTACCACCAGGCTGATCGGCTGGTGACGGGCGTTCAATCCGGCCAGATTACTGAGATCGAAACGTCGGATGGGACGACGATCTGCTTGGAACCCTCCACTCTTGAGGATGCACATCGGTGGCTTGTACTTGGAGAATCGTATGGGTCAATCGCGACTCGTGACTTCGCGAAAATACTCGATATTACGCCTGTTCCGTACGTCTGCGATATCTATGACCTGCAGGTACTTGCCGAGGTCCTTGAGTCTCCCGAGCGACTTCTCCACTACGTCCGGCAACGAACTCGGCAAACGACGGTTCAACTCCGTCGTCCGGGTACTCAGTACGTGAACTCGAAAACGTTCAGTTCTGATGAGATCGACTACCTAGCCGTCTACAAGCGCAATGGCTGGGAGTTCCCGCCGGGTGCTCGACGCATCACAGGGGCTGGAGACAACCTTCGAGAAGACGCCATCGATTCGATAATGGACAGCGGGGAGTTTCAATTCACATTCTGATTGCTTGGCCTCAACGATCTGGTGTTGGGTGTGTCTTACCAAACTGCTGTTCAGTACCCGCCGCTAATGTTTGGTAAGAAACGGGTGGATTTCCAGGAGAAGCCTCGGAAATGGTAGAGGTAGCAAAGCATCTGGCACACCGGAATGGTAGTATCAAGGGCCATCTTACGTACTCACACAAACCCATACAGACCCACGAAAACTATAAATACTCATAGAATATGGTAATGGGTACGAGGGGATACAAAGGGTGAATATCGTAATAGACGTGCCCGATTCACTCGTCGGCCGGATGAAACGCGCTGTCGCTGCGGGCAACTACGATGACCCGCAGGAGTTCGTTCGGACGGCGATCGAGAATCAAATCCAGATCGAAGAGGAGGAGATTTCCCAGGAGGTCAAATCACTCGACGAAGCCCTCAATTCTGTAGACCCAGAGTCGGAAATAGAAGCAGCGCCTGAGGGCACCCAGCCCGACGATTCGACTCACGAACAGGCGCAAGAGCGACAGTCTGACGATGCTCCGCCGGCTGATCGGACGAACGAGACAACGCTGTCGCTGGCTCGACGCCAGTACGACGACATTCCGACGGTTGCACCGCCCGACGAGTCGCGGTTGGACAAAGGTCCTCTCTGGGGACAGTACAATCGTATTTTCCCCGTCAAGCTGGTCGTTCGGGGATTAGCGAATGCTTTGCTGGACTCGTCCGAGGAGGGGCTCCCCGACGGTCCGTGGCTTGATCTCCAGCCGTTTCAGCGACGCGCCGCGAGGACGGCTCGGAAGATCGGGACTGAAATCGCAACACACGACGAGCGAGCGGGGCGCAAACGAGGTGAGAAACTCGCTGCCGCGTTGCCCACGGGTGATGATCCCGACAAATCGATGGATCGATTCGAGACGCATTTCATTGGACGCGTCGAGCACGACGATGAATTAACCGGGGCACTACCGCACCTGTCCTTCGTCGACATCGTTCGAGAAAGCCCTCAGCAGATCGGGCTCACGGACGCTGGCCAGGAATTTGCAAGCCTCTCGAACCCACTTCTCGATGACGGCGTCGACGCCGACACGTCTCTCTCACAGGAGGAGCAGGAGTTCTACATCTCGCACGTACGGGGCGTGCGAGAAGAAGAATACACGGCGATGCAAAAGGTCGCTCAAGCAATCGAAGAGGGAGACAACCGGCCAACGTCGCTGACCGAGCGGGTGGCTTATCTGAATCCGGAGTGGTCGAATTCGCAGGCTGAGACGATTCGCTCTGGCCTCACGAGTCGAATGTACGAGCTGGGGCTGGTCGACCGGAGCCAGGTCGGTCAGCGAGGTATTGCCTATGAACTAACAGCTGCCGGCGAGACGTTCCGATCCAACGACACGGAATCCACACAACCTCAATAGACTAACACCAATGGCCGATAACGAGACATCCACTCCCGAATCGACGATCGACGCGCTGAGTCCTGGTGATGAGTGGCCGTTCCACTATCGTGGCTACGGGCTGAGCATAAACCAGGACGGCGACATCTGGTGGCAGGCGTATAACGGAACTGACCGTTTCGACCTGGAGCCGGTACCATCCGGCCTCGTCACCGAGCTCCTTGAGCTGAAACGGAGCGGCGGCGCGCTACGGGTGACCGAAGGCGGAGCCGTTATCACGCGAATCGAGACCGGAGACGGCAGTTCGGACGCGTACAAGACCGTGTACGTCGGTCAAATGGACCTCGATGGTCGACTCGTTCCCCGTGATGAACCGGGGCACGCCGTCCCGATCAGTCCGAACGGACTCGATCCCGGCGACCTCTGGAAGAGCGTCTATGATGGAGCGACGTACTCGTTCAGTGGCGAGCGGTTCTGGTGGCAGGACGGCGAAACGAAGCTTCGGCACTCATTTGCCGATACGTTGCCCCGGGAGATCACCGACGAGCTGAAACGGCTTCGGATGAACGGCGGTCGGTTCGTGATCACGCCCTGTGGTGACGTCGTCACGCAGATCCCCAACGAGAAAACGCCTCCCGACATCCGAGCGCAATTCCGGGAGCTGTCTCGCCCGGTGAAACGGTTCCTCCAGCTTCGGCGCGACCGCGGCAACGTCGATATGGTCCCCGTCTACGTTGGCCATCTCTCCGCTGACGAGCGGCCGATCGAAGTCGAGGAGCCGACCCGGCTGACCGATCCGCTCTCCGAACAGGAGGAAGCCTCGTTAGAGGCCTGGGTCGCCGCGATGGGATCCTACGAGGAGAGCGACCTCTCGGAAGACGACCACCGCCGCGACGATCGAGGAGAGGGATCACGATGAGCGCCGATGGAAACGGGTCGCTCAGACAGGAGCCGACCCAGGTCCCGACCGTCAACCGGCGACAGCTGACGGTTGAGCCGGGGCATCCGTGGCCCTCCGCATATCGCGGTTCGAAATACAGTCTCGTTTCGTCCCGGAAGTTCGGTGATGTGGCCCAGTGGAGTCACATGGGCGACATCCAGGCGATGACCGAACGGCCGCGCGGACTCAAAACTGCCCTCACCGAACTCGGGAAAACCAACGGGCGTGGGAGCTTTCGGCTGACCGCTACCGGGGAAGTGCTCACAAAAGTCCCAGCTGGCCAGTATCAACGGACTTCGCAGGCCCGTGCTAACCGTGGTCATATCCCCGTTTATGTCGGCAAGCTCGATGGCGACTTTGATTTCGAGGAGATCTCCAACGATCCTACGCCGCCCAGCAACACGAACGCCGTAGAAATCTGGACGGGCCTCCCGTTCAATCACGGCGAGACCTGGGCGGTTTGTACAGACGATGTGCTCCGTTGGAGCTGGCAGGACTACCGCTTTGAATCGGCCTTTGATCATCCGGAACTTGTTGCGGCGTACAAATCTCTCCGTCCAGAAGGCGGGCGGATTTATATTAACGAACACGGTCACATCTGGGGGAATGTCGATCGCGATACAGTCCCCTCAAGCGAACGGGGACGGATCCGCGACGCTTTCGACGAGTGGGAACGAACGGCGTCGAATGCTGAACGCCGACTTGTAACTCGTCGACTGAACCGTACTGAGAGTGAGGCCGCTGCGAACGGTCTCCTCCCCGTGTATCTCGGTCATATTTCACAGTTCGACGGAGGGATCGTTCCGAAACCAGTGGTCACTGACAACAGCTACTTCGGAGACAGTGCGATGGACCCGGATCAGTAGCGCACCCTCAAATAATGACTGTCGACTAACATCATGGGACGGCGTTTTCCAACACCGATCTTCGGGATTGAACGCGGACCGGAATGGGTTCCGACACTGGTAGAGATCGCTATCGAGAACGACAACGAATTCACTCGAGATCAGTTCGAGGAGCGCTGTCGTGAGCGCTTGCGCAAACCCGACGGGAGCCGGTATTCGCCGAGTTATATCGAACGAACACTGTCCACGTTCATCCAGATGGGTGTCCTCAGAGAACGCGACGATAAGATCACCGTCTGGGAGTTCGCGCGCCGGTTCCACGACAGCGACATCGAGTATGCGGAGTTCCTCTGGCGTGGCATCAAACAGAGCTGGGTTCTCCAAGGCAATTATCCGGAAGGAATTGAAGGGCTCCGAGATGCGCATTACGTCGTTCGACACGCTGATCGGCCGTTACAAGCCGGGGAGATTCGTGAACGGCTGACCGACGAGTTTGGATACGAGTACAACGATGCTGGGATACGCGGCTATCCGGAACTGTTGACACAGCTCGGTGCGCTCCGGGAAACCGACGACGGCTACGTTCCTGGCTCCAGATCGAGCACTTACGAGAGTCGGTGGCGGGATGTCGACATCTTCCACAACCTCGAACGGTGGATCCATCATCGGGGGCCGACGTTCGATGTTCCAGCTGCTGACATCAAACAGGCGCTCGTAAAGTACTACATGTACCGGGAGTCCGGTGGGTGGGGCCGGCACCGCAGCCTGTACAACCGCTTCCTCGACGACTATGTTCGTGAGACGTCGCGTGAGAGCGACGTAGCTCATCCCCAGATTCATCTGTCTGAAGAATACCAGGAGGATGAACGGGATCGGAAGAGCATAAGAAAGCAAATCAAAGCGAAATTCGATGATATCGACGGCCGCGATCTCGCTGGACTCTATGCCGAGACACTCGAGGACATCCTCGCTGCCGAGACCGAGGCGGAAGCCAAGGACCTCCTCTCAGCGGCGAGCCCCGGTATCTCCCGCCGGGACATTAGAAATGCGTTTGACGAGGAGAGAGAACCGTACACGTTCCCCGCTGGATTTTCGCTTTACGACTGGCAGTCTGAGGCGATACACGCGTGGTTCGACAACGAGGCCAGCCCATCTGAACGCGGCATCGCGCAGGTGGTGACAGGGGCCGGTAAAACGGTGATGGCGCTTGGTGCAATCGACGAGTGGCTGGACAAGCATCCCGACGGCGTCGTCACGGTTGTTGTGCCGACGAAGGTGTTGATGCACCAGTGGCTCCGCGAGTTCCTCGAGAAATTGAACGTCCCTCCGTCGGAAATCGGCTGGGCGGGAGGAGGTCACAAAGACGATCATAGTGACCGTCGTATCATCGTGAGCATCGTCAACTCCGCTGTCAAGGACGATTTCTTGGCCCAGTCGCTCGACGCTGCCGATACTGATGAGCACCTCTTGGTCGCCGATGAGTGCCACCGGTATACGGGGGATGTCCACTCGAAAGTACTCGAATATCCCAACACCGCGACGATGGGGCTGTCTGCGACACCGCTGTCGACGATCGATCCGGAGAACGACGAACTCACCGACGACGACGAGTTCCTCCTTGAGAACTTGGGCTCGCTTTTCTACAGGCTGAGTTACGACGAGGGTGTTGACCGCGGCCTCATTTCCGAGTTCACCATCAACTACGTCGGTTTCGAGCTAACGCCGGCCGAACGTCACACCTACGAACAGTTCTCGAAGAAGGTGTCATCCGCTGTTCGGGATATCGAAGCGCGCTACGGCCACCGACTCGCCGAATTGCGGGGAAACTATTCACAGAATCTACAGACGATTCGCGAGTCGACGGACTCACCGACGCCGGCGATCGCCGACTTCTTCGAGTACACGAAACGGCGGCGTGAGTTGATCGCCGAGGCGGTTTCCCGACAAGCGATCAC is a window from the Halobaculum magnesiiphilum genome containing:
- a CDS encoding MarR family transcriptional regulator, yielding MYEVLDDTAAQVILTIESGDSIRRVAQHLHTPYETVRQAVNRLEDAGYVTYDDSLTVVDERVRDAALQLVAASAGVSPPSIEETYVIPQFGDWPFAFTRIDAVYVWTQGGYQVGREPDDYPLFLAVRKQDVDAWEAFFESFDLPTAFERQPRDELDGPLQIVLESRASLDIEHVEGYPVIPRAETIEYMRENYAQFQSALAMLDRMYEDLDLDVAYRETERT
- a CDS encoding DEAD/DEAH box helicase, translated to MGRRFPTPIFGIERGPEWVPTLVEIAIENDNEFTRDQFEERCRERLRKPDGSRYSPSYIERTLSTFIQMGVLRERDDKITVWEFARRFHDSDIEYAEFLWRGIKQSWVLQGNYPEGIEGLRDAHYVVRHADRPLQAGEIRERLTDEFGYEYNDAGIRGYPELLTQLGALRETDDGYVPGSRSSTYESRWRDVDIFHNLERWIHHRGPTFDVPAADIKQALVKYYMYRESGGWGRHRSLYNRFLDDYVRETSRESDVAHPQIHLSEEYQEDERDRKSIRKQIKAKFDDIDGRDLAGLYAETLEDILAAETEAEAKDLLSAASPGISRRDIRNAFDEEREPYTFPAGFSLYDWQSEAIHAWFDNEASPSERGIAQVVTGAGKTVMALGAIDEWLDKHPDGVVTVVVPTKVLMHQWLREFLEKLNVPPSEIGWAGGGHKDDHSDRRIIVSIVNSAVKDDFLAQSLDAADTDEHLLVADECHRYTGDVHSKVLEYPNTATMGLSATPLSTIDPENDELTDDDEFLLENLGSLFYRLSYDEGVDRGLISEFTINYVGFELTPAERHTYEQFSKKVSSAVRDIEARYGHRLAELRGNYSQNLQTIRESTDSPTPAIADFFEYTKRRRELIAEAVSRQAITHRLLEDAIEEDKKTIVFQERIKHLEQMVAPYDQRDEKTQTGKYGSKESERASLYQQYEDELDDINRDLENLFFRRDYAPVMYHSGHRNSEWNEWGIEWFRDEGFANVMLSVQALKEGVDVPSADVGIIRVSSGNVRDRIQTLGRILRTGHDPDKPSTLYVLYAQDTVDERIFEEVDWEAEIGGTHHYYKWETSDEIIKGELEGPSKEHEPDISAYQQPEIPDPADLERGDPYEGPRRGRTVSVDTQGCPFRDTADGRQYITTPEVEEVAEYVHRLRGGGRIIINGADHMITVTDEGPVFLGILKADSLDYEEQTEDEEVPETFEEFMN
- a CDS encoding type IV toxin-antitoxin system AbiEi family antitoxin domain-containing protein, which codes for MNDSQDTQNIRQGLSTRESRLLSQLAGAGNQIISVDDIETTLEVAPNTAREIASRLTEKGWLDRLFPGRYLIIPLAAGEEGLYTTHEYLIASHVAEPMYVGYYTALDHHGLTEQVPRTVYVVTPSRAQSREIHGVPYRVVTVTKRKFFGYEPTSIEGTTVNVADVEKTLVDCADHSEFGGGTRELAQAMVAADDRDCSWTTVGEYLQRLDNGAATKRIVYLADQLGIDLPTRETLLESFTSGYSLLDPTRGKQGSYDREYRLRINVDWERLDSMES